DNA from Candidatus Poribacteria bacterium:
CGACGGCAGCCGCTGTCCTCCATCACAACGCTATTCCCGTCTTTGTTGATATTGACCCCGTAACCTACTGTATTGACCCAAACGAAATCGAAGCGAAAATCACGGAACGTACGCGTGCGATTCTGCCGGTTCATATCCACGGCATGCCCGCCGATATGGACCCGATTTTAGCGATTGCGAAGAAGCATGACCTGAAAGTTATTGAGGATGTCGCGCAGGCACACGGAGCGTATTATAACGGCAAGCTTTGTGGATCGTTGGGCGATGCCGCGGGGTACAGCACACAAGCCTCAAAGACGCTGAGTAGTGGGTGTCAAGGCGGTTTGTTCACAACGAATGATGAGCAGACCTACGAGCGCGCAGTGTTGTTGCAGTATTTCGGGGAGATCGTCGTACCCGGTAGGGAACGTGAGGAGCAGGAATATAATGCCTACGGGCTTGGATGGATGTATCGCGGAGATATGTTCAGTCAAGCGTTCATCCGTAGCCAGCTCAAACGGCTTGATGTGAACAACGCGTTGCGGATCCGAAATTGCCACTATCTCACGGAGTATCTGGATGAGATTGATGGCATCGAAACACCAGTCACACCAGAAGCGTGTGAACCCGTGTATTACAACTACGTTATCGGTTTCGATCCAGAGGCGTTGGGATTAGATGTTTCCGCACGCACCCTGCGTGAAAAAGTGCAAGCGGCACTCCGCGCGGAGGGGGTGCCAACCGGACAATGGCAACGGTTACCTGTACCGTCTCAAGAAATTTTCCAGAACCAGATCGGTTACGGGACGGGCTGTCCGTGGCGGTGTAATCAATCGACGGTTGAATATAAGACGGAGGACTATCCCCGAGCCGTTGAATTCATCGATTCGCACTGTTATATCTTCGATGTCAATCCACCCAACGATTTCGAGTTAATGTCCTTTTACGTTGAGGCGTTCCATAAGGTAATGGATCAGCTGGATGCCGTGCTTGATGCCCCTGATGCGGCTTAGAACTGAAGACTATCATGAATTATCAGAACACATAGACATCTCGGTGAGTTACAGGTATGCAAACGGACCCTCAATTGGTAGGCGAGGTTTCTAACCTCGCCGGTTCAGCGTGTCCTATACTTTTTTCGCTTGCATTTCCCCGCGGAGTATATCGTTAATTGTAAAATCTGCTATAACC
Protein-coding regions in this window:
- a CDS encoding DegT/DnrJ/EryC1/StrS family aminotransferase; this translates as MAAKLAIYGGKGTVPDGLIQPWPEVTQSDRDAIAAVIASKKITEQQRIQSEGLANEWAEYMGVEYCIPVNSGTAALHLCVAGVGIEPGDEVIVPAFTFWATAAAVLHHNAIPVFVDIDPVTYCIDPNEIEAKITERTRAILPVHIHGMPADMDPILAIAKKHDLKVIEDVAQAHGAYYNGKLCGSLGDAAGYSTQASKTLSSGCQGGLFTTNDEQTYERAVLLQYFGEIVVPGREREEQEYNAYGLGWMYRGDMFSQAFIRSQLKRLDVNNALRIRNCHYLTEYLDEIDGIETPVTPEACEPVYYNYVIGFDPEALGLDVSARTLREKVQAALRAEGVPTGQWQRLPVPSQEIFQNQIGYGTGCPWRCNQSTVEYKTEDYPRAVEFIDSHCYIFDVNPPNDFELMSFYVEAFHKVMDQLDAVLDAPDAA